Proteins encoded in a region of the Chitinimonas sp. BJYL2 genome:
- a CDS encoding GIY-YIG nuclease family protein, with protein MADSAAWPEGWCVYLLSCADGSLYCGISNQLLRRVQTHNAGSGARYTRSRLPVTLVWAEACADRSAASQREAAIKRLDRPAKLALIAAQSG; from the coding sequence ATGGCGGATTCGGCAGCCTGGCCAGAAGGCTGGTGCGTCTATCTGCTCAGCTGCGCGGATGGCAGCCTTTATTGCGGTATCAGCAATCAGCTGCTGCGCCGGGTGCAAACCCATAATGCGGGTAGCGGTGCCCGCTACACCCGCAGCCGCCTGCCGGTAACCCTGGTGTGGGCCGAAGCCTGTGCCGACCGCTCGGCTGCATCGCAGCGCGAGGCCGCCATCAAGCGGCTTGATCGCCCCGCCAAACTGGCACTGATTGCCGCACAGTCCGGGTAA
- a CDS encoding 7TM diverse intracellular signaling domain-containing protein: MHFRHPFLWLVRLAASFVLCATVLASPAQPLRLQPAQAQVSLIEHFSVLEDPDRTLSLDDVLSPQMQARFRGGWQGDSLNMGLTRSAWWLRFTVRNDAPHAVQRLLEISYAHHEQIALYQPETRTQIKSGGELPFAQRPVANRYFVFPLTLPAGEQHSYYLRIVSDSSMDVPARLWTPEAFARHERADYMAQAWYFGLVMAMVLYNLLLFVALRDSNFLLYVAFGISAALSLACYNGLAYEFLWPDSPAWAKISTMISFALTCLFLLAFLRRLLETALSVPGLDKVLRLLMVLHGVQIVGFLISFQASIKPAIALDGLTMVMLLLTAVVCLSRRQRGAAYFLLAFLVLALAASLTALRSLGLVPTNFFTINGMQIGSALEMLLLAFALAARFNALRLEKEQAQAQALASHQQLVDALQLSERDLEARVSMRTRELSAANARLEAQDAALRQAVESAEQANRLKSEFLANMSHEIRTPMNAVIGMAHLALRSGLSVRQRDYVGKIHRSALALLQVINDLLDFSKIEAGKLDIETVPFALDDVLVHVATLTGQRAEEKGLDYWFDVAKTVPAQLLGDPLRLGQILVNLANNAIKFTERGEVSIRVRHEGMAGERAMLLFEVCDTGIGMSEAQAARLFQPFAQADGSTTRKYGGTGLGLAICKQLADRMGGGISVESEAGQGSQFRLRLGFVPVQADLPASPPACQGRAALVLCAHAPTRQLLAALLAELGLQVVEAVDGDHAQQSLQAGASPDFLFCDVRQAGASKKLAREGMRLVLISALGDLPGREAVAHAWLFRPFVRSSVIEALGLALENPDVPVRDNAPPMVEQPPPASPDPERIKGHVLLAEDNEINQQIVTELLASMAYSADVAANGEEALALLAAHAADHYCLVLMDMQMPLMDGFAATAAIRANPRYAGLPIIALTAHALPEERDRCLALGMQDSLTKPMDPARFQAAVAQWQRHRDPAWPPTPTGPVAAPAPSDADTALSRIDALNAEAAIARMGGQQALYLRLLQRLPATLEGLLAEIQQQADQGNDTEVARLAHNIAGMAANLGADQLAGQAQALEHAVRAGTEAAALRMALIESGLALIAALGTLPRNEA; the protein is encoded by the coding sequence GTGCATTTCCGACACCCCTTCCTCTGGCTGGTCCGTCTGGCGGCCTCGTTTGTCCTGTGCGCCACCGTGCTGGCGTCACCGGCGCAGCCGCTTCGATTGCAGCCTGCTCAGGCGCAGGTTTCGCTGATCGAGCATTTCAGCGTGCTCGAAGACCCGGATCGCACGCTGAGCCTCGACGATGTACTCAGCCCGCAGATGCAAGCGCGCTTCCGGGGTGGCTGGCAGGGCGATTCACTGAATATGGGCCTGACCCGCTCGGCATGGTGGCTGCGCTTTACCGTGCGCAACGATGCACCGCACGCGGTCCAGCGTCTGCTGGAGATCAGCTATGCCCACCATGAGCAGATCGCCCTCTATCAGCCGGAAACCCGCACCCAGATCAAAAGCGGTGGCGAACTGCCCTTTGCCCAGCGCCCCGTCGCCAACCGCTACTTCGTGTTTCCCCTGACCCTGCCGGCAGGCGAGCAGCACAGCTACTACCTGCGCATCGTGTCCGACAGCTCGATGGATGTGCCCGCCCGGCTCTGGACCCCGGAGGCATTTGCCCGCCACGAACGGGCCGATTACATGGCACAGGCGTGGTACTTCGGCCTCGTGATGGCCATGGTGCTCTATAACCTGCTGCTGTTCGTGGCGCTGCGCGACAGCAACTTCCTGCTCTATGTGGCCTTCGGCATCAGTGCTGCCTTGTCGCTGGCTTGCTACAACGGTTTGGCCTACGAGTTCCTCTGGCCCGACTCCCCGGCGTGGGCCAAGATCTCCACCATGATCAGCTTTGCGCTGACCTGTCTGTTCCTGCTGGCCTTCCTGCGCCGCTTGCTGGAAACAGCCCTTTCCGTGCCCGGTCTGGATAAGGTGTTGCGCCTGCTGATGGTGCTGCACGGCGTGCAGATCGTTGGCTTCCTGATCTCGTTCCAGGCCAGCATCAAGCCTGCCATTGCCCTTGATGGCCTTACCATGGTCATGCTTCTGCTGACCGCCGTGGTTTGTTTAAGCCGGCGGCAGCGCGGTGCGGCGTACTTCCTGCTGGCCTTTCTGGTGCTGGCCCTGGCTGCGAGCCTGACCGCCTTGCGCAGCCTTGGTCTGGTGCCCACCAATTTCTTCACCATCAATGGCATGCAGATCGGCTCCGCGCTGGAGATGCTGTTGCTGGCGTTTGCATTGGCTGCCCGTTTCAATGCCCTGCGGCTGGAAAAGGAACAGGCGCAGGCGCAGGCCCTGGCCAGCCATCAGCAACTGGTCGATGCACTCCAGCTATCGGAGCGTGATCTGGAAGCGCGGGTCAGCATGCGCACGCGCGAACTCAGCGCGGCCAATGCGCGCCTGGAGGCTCAGGATGCCGCACTGCGTCAGGCGGTGGAATCGGCCGAGCAGGCCAATCGTCTGAAATCCGAGTTCCTGGCCAATATGAGCCACGAAATCCGTACCCCCATGAACGCCGTGATCGGCATGGCGCATCTGGCCCTGCGCAGCGGGCTGTCGGTGCGGCAGCGCGACTATGTGGGCAAGATCCATCGCTCGGCCCTGGCTTTGCTGCAAGTCATCAACGATTTGCTGGATTTCAGCAAGATCGAAGCCGGCAAGCTTGATATCGAGACGGTACCGTTCGCGCTGGATGACGTGCTGGTCCATGTGGCCACGCTCACCGGGCAGCGCGCCGAGGAAAAGGGTCTGGATTACTGGTTCGATGTCGCCAAGACGGTACCCGCCCAGCTCCTTGGTGACCCGCTCAGGCTTGGGCAGATACTGGTGAACCTGGCCAACAACGCCATCAAGTTCACCGAGCGTGGCGAGGTCAGTATCCGGGTACGGCATGAGGGCATGGCAGGTGAGCGGGCGATGCTGCTGTTCGAGGTATGCGATACCGGTATCGGCATGAGCGAAGCGCAGGCGGCGCGTCTGTTCCAGCCATTTGCTCAGGCAGATGGCTCAACCACCCGTAAGTACGGCGGCACGGGATTGGGCCTGGCGATCTGCAAGCAGCTGGCCGATCGCATGGGGGGTGGCATCAGCGTGGAAAGCGAAGCGGGACAGGGTTCGCAGTTCCGCCTGCGGCTGGGTTTTGTGCCGGTGCAAGCTGATCTGCCGGCCTCACCACCAGCATGCCAGGGCCGCGCGGCCCTAGTGCTCTGTGCCCACGCGCCTACCCGACAGCTGCTGGCCGCTTTGCTGGCTGAGCTGGGCTTGCAAGTTGTGGAAGCGGTGGATGGCGATCATGCGCAGCAAAGTCTGCAGGCAGGGGCCTCGCCCGATTTCCTGTTCTGTGATGTCAGGCAGGCGGGTGCCAGCAAGAAACTGGCACGTGAGGGCATGCGACTGGTCCTTATCTCGGCACTGGGTGATCTGCCCGGTCGCGAGGCGGTGGCCCATGCCTGGTTATTCCGTCCCTTTGTCCGCAGCAGTGTCATCGAAGCCCTCGGACTCGCGCTGGAGAACCCGGATGTCCCCGTGCGCGACAATGCCCCCCCGATGGTGGAACAGCCCCCCCCGGCATCGCCTGACCCTGAGCGGATCAAGGGACATGTCCTGCTGGCCGAGGATAACGAGATCAATCAGCAGATCGTGACCGAGCTGCTGGCAAGCATGGCTTACAGCGCCGATGTGGCTGCCAATGGTGAGGAAGCCTTGGCGCTGCTGGCCGCGCACGCGGCGGACCACTACTGCCTGGTACTGATGGATATGCAGATGCCCCTGATGGATGGCTTTGCAGCTACGGCCGCGATCCGCGCCAATCCACGGTATGCCGGGCTGCCCATCATTGCGCTCACTGCCCATGCCTTACCGGAGGAGCGCGACCGCTGCCTGGCTCTGGGCATGCAGGATTCGCTCACCAAGCCGATGGATCCTGCCCGCTTCCAGGCCGCGGTGGCGCAATGGCAACGCCACCGTGACCCGGCATGGCCGCCCACACCCACGGGTCCGGTCGCCGCACCCGCCCCCAGCGATGCCGACACAGCACTGAGCCGCATTGATGCCCTCAACGCCGAGGCGGCCATTGCACGCATGGGCGGGCAGCAGGCTTTGTATCTGCGACTCTTGCAGCGCCTGCCTGCTACGCTCGAAGGCTTGCTCGCCGAGATTCAGCAGCAGGCCGACCAGGGCAATGACACAGAAGTCGCCCGACTGGCGCACAACATTGCGGGCATGGCGGCCAATCTGGGCGCGGATCAGCTGGCTGGACAAGCGCAGGCACTGGAACATGCCGTCCGCGCAGGTACGGAGGCTGCGGCCTTGCGCATGGCCCTGATCGAGTCCGGGCTGGCGCTGATTGCAGCGCTCGGCACCTTGCCCCGCAACGAGGCCTAG
- a CDS encoding peptidylprolyl isomerase → MRRLTLTLLTPFVALPLCAAEAKRPTPAEIIKQSPASDWRGLDPDNTVLMNVNGTDVIMELAPRFAPRHAANIRTLTREGYFDGLAVIRVQDNFVSQWGDPADDDDTKSPAKTLGSADKKLPAEFSIAYKGLPISKLGDADGFAPVSGFVDGFPVAADPKRNRAWIAHCYGVVGAGRGNEVDSSTGASLYAIIGHAPRTLDLNITVVGRVIKGMEALSALPRGTGAMGFYEKPEQYVPIRQARLLSQLPEAERPALEVLRTESKTWQQLVEARRRGTSDWYVYSAGHTNICNMTVPTRPKAAPAMP, encoded by the coding sequence TTGCGTCGCCTAACCCTTACCCTGCTGACCCCCTTCGTGGCCTTGCCGCTTTGTGCTGCGGAGGCCAAGCGGCCTACCCCGGCCGAGATCATCAAGCAATCGCCGGCCAGCGACTGGCGCGGGCTGGACCCTGACAACACGGTGCTGATGAACGTGAACGGTACCGATGTAATCATGGAGCTGGCACCGCGGTTTGCGCCACGCCATGCCGCCAACATCCGTACCCTCACACGCGAAGGCTATTTCGACGGTCTAGCGGTGATCCGGGTACAGGATAACTTTGTGAGCCAGTGGGGCGACCCGGCAGACGATGATGACACCAAGTCCCCGGCGAAAACCCTGGGCAGTGCCGACAAGAAGCTGCCGGCTGAATTCTCGATCGCCTACAAAGGACTACCGATTAGCAAGCTGGGCGATGCGGACGGCTTTGCGCCGGTATCGGGATTTGTGGACGGGTTTCCGGTTGCGGCAGACCCCAAGCGCAATCGCGCCTGGATTGCCCACTGCTATGGCGTGGTAGGGGCGGGACGGGGTAACGAAGTGGACAGCAGCACCGGTGCCAGTCTGTACGCGATCATCGGCCATGCGCCTCGTACGCTGGACCTGAACATCACTGTCGTGGGCCGCGTCATCAAGGGCATGGAAGCGCTGTCGGCATTGCCACGAGGAACAGGCGCGATGGGCTTTTACGAGAAGCCCGAGCAGTATGTGCCGATCCGGCAGGCGCGTTTGCTGAGCCAGCTACCCGAGGCCGAGCGTCCCGCGCTGGAAGTGCTGCGTACCGAGAGCAAGACCTGGCAGCAACTGGTCGAGGCCCGTCGTCGCGGCACCAGCGACTGGTATGTCTACAGTGCTGGTCATACCAATATCTGCAATATGACGGTGCCGACCCGCCCCAAGGCAGCGCCGGCCATGCCCTGA
- a CDS encoding ABC transporter substrate-binding protein — protein MNLLPRLLLLALALPTLAAKPLVICADADPDGFDPAQSANDASHKASAFKLYNNLIEYEPGPFAFKPALAERWTISPDGLVYTLHLRRNVAWHQTEAFRPTRTFNADDVLWTLQRQIDPGHPGAKAAPAGFPYANAGDWKNLFKAIDKLDAHTVRITLSKPYAPLLERLAHPALAVVSAEYGQQLDKAGMPTLISSQPVGTGPYLLRKFDKGGAARYEAHPRYWRQQPAIDRLILLTVPDPAVRAQKLLAGECQLADNIKPQDLPRVLASPRLASKPLRVQSSAQLFFNVSKPPFSDKRVRQALAMAIDREAIVKSVFDGRAEVATAPYSPRSLWGVTAGKPAKPDLIRARKLLADAGHAQGLEAELWVRPGGSGTNPNFRLTAELIQADWAKLGVRLKLNQIEWVELIKRARAGEAPALLSGWSGALDPDGFYSNQASCDAAKNGYNFAQWCHTKAEAALDAARVNPSQPERSRHYLDLQKLLADEMPFTTLSWGMPLVVYDRRLDGVEPTVNDSFKPERLRWR, from the coding sequence ATGAACTTGTTGCCCCGCCTGCTCCTGCTTGCCCTTGCCCTGCCGACGCTGGCCGCCAAGCCGCTGGTGATTTGCGCGGACGCCGATCCCGATGGCTTCGACCCGGCGCAAAGCGCCAATGATGCAAGCCACAAGGCCTCCGCGTTCAAGCTCTACAACAATCTGATCGAGTATGAGCCCGGCCCGTTCGCATTCAAGCCTGCGCTGGCTGAGCGCTGGACCATCTCGCCTGATGGCCTAGTCTATACGCTGCACCTGCGCCGCAATGTGGCCTGGCATCAAACCGAAGCATTCCGCCCCACTCGTACCTTCAACGCGGATGACGTGTTGTGGACCCTGCAACGGCAGATCGACCCTGGCCACCCGGGTGCCAAGGCCGCACCTGCGGGCTTCCCCTATGCCAATGCCGGTGACTGGAAAAACCTGTTCAAGGCGATCGACAAGCTCGATGCACACACCGTGCGCATTACCCTGAGCAAGCCTTATGCGCCCTTGCTGGAACGGCTGGCGCATCCGGCATTAGCGGTCGTCTCTGCCGAGTATGGCCAACAGCTCGACAAGGCTGGCATGCCAACGCTGATCAGCAGCCAGCCCGTGGGCACAGGTCCTTACCTGTTGCGCAAGTTCGACAAGGGTGGCGCCGCACGCTATGAAGCACATCCCCGTTATTGGCGCCAACAGCCAGCGATCGACCGGCTGATCCTGCTGACCGTGCCCGATCCGGCGGTTCGCGCGCAAAAGTTGCTGGCAGGGGAATGCCAACTGGCCGACAACATCAAGCCACAGGATCTGCCTCGTGTACTGGCCAGCCCCCGGCTTGCCAGCAAGCCACTGCGTGTGCAGTCCAGCGCCCAGCTGTTCTTCAATGTGAGCAAGCCTCCGTTCAGCGACAAGCGCGTGCGTCAGGCACTGGCCATGGCCATCGACCGCGAGGCCATCGTCAAGAGTGTGTTCGACGGCAGGGCCGAAGTGGCTACCGCGCCCTACTCGCCACGCAGCTTGTGGGGCGTGACTGCCGGCAAGCCCGCCAAACCCGACCTGATCCGTGCGCGCAAACTGCTCGCGGATGCCGGTCATGCGCAGGGCCTGGAGGCGGAGTTATGGGTGCGGCCGGGTGGCTCGGGCACCAATCCGAACTTCCGCCTGACGGCCGAACTGATACAGGCAGACTGGGCCAAGCTGGGGGTGCGCCTCAAGCTGAACCAGATCGAATGGGTAGAACTGATCAAGCGCGCCCGTGCAGGCGAAGCACCGGCCCTGCTGAGTGGCTGGAGCGGTGCACTGGACCCGGATGGGTTTTACAGCAATCAGGCGAGCTGCGATGCCGCGAAGAACGGCTACAACTTTGCACAATGGTGCCACACCAAGGCCGAGGCCGCGCTGGACGCCGCCCGCGTGAACCCCAGCCAGCCCGAGCGCAGCCGGCACTATCTGGACCTGCAAAAGCTGCTCGCCGATGAAATGCCGTTCACGACCCTGAGTTGGGGCATGCCGCTGGTGGTTTATGATCGCCGCCTTGATGGCGTGGAGCCAACGGTCAACGACAGCTTCAAGCCGGAGCGCCTGCGCTGGCGCTAA
- a CDS encoding extracellular solute-binding protein, whose amino-acid sequence MQLVKLTLLTVIAACSLLAEAEGRLRVLAWPGYADPDVVSAFEQQTGAKVDVTFVDTDDALWEKVRLHDGQDFDVVAVNTAELQRLIDFELVQALPLAQIPNIQQQLKRFHQVKGISRAGSRYAVPFTFSEMGLIYNKRLISTPPTSMAALWDKQYQGRIALHEGSPHNFSLTALVMGTGNPFQISQAQFPRVVNRLVALRANRPHFYSSPDDAVTLFRNHDIALMFGNFGSQQVRLLKKAGFDVGYVIPKEGALAWLDCWAMLRGASDRNLAAAWINHMSSVEVGHILTERQGLANTQEPWPGIRDKDRIVWLQPVENSEQRNRYWARILSGSRKGMF is encoded by the coding sequence ATGCAGCTTGTCAAACTCACCTTGCTGACTGTCATCGCGGCCTGCAGCTTGCTGGCTGAGGCGGAAGGCCGCCTGCGCGTCCTGGCGTGGCCCGGCTATGCCGATCCGGATGTGGTGAGCGCGTTCGAGCAGCAGACCGGCGCCAAGGTTGATGTCACCTTTGTGGATACCGACGACGCCCTGTGGGAAAAGGTTCGCCTCCATGATGGCCAGGATTTCGATGTCGTCGCAGTCAATACGGCCGAATTGCAACGACTGATCGATTTCGAACTAGTACAGGCTTTGCCGCTGGCGCAGATCCCGAATATCCAGCAGCAGCTCAAACGCTTTCATCAGGTCAAAGGCATCAGCCGCGCCGGCTCACGCTATGCCGTGCCGTTCACGTTTTCGGAAATGGGTCTGATCTACAACAAACGGCTGATCAGTACGCCCCCCACCTCCATGGCAGCGCTGTGGGACAAGCAATACCAGGGACGCATCGCCCTGCATGAGGGCAGCCCCCATAACTTCAGCCTCACCGCGCTGGTCATGGGTACGGGCAATCCTTTCCAGATCAGTCAGGCGCAATTTCCCCGGGTGGTGAACCGGCTGGTGGCGCTACGTGCCAATCGGCCCCATTTTTATAGCTCGCCCGATGATGCCGTTACCTTGTTCCGGAATCACGACATTGCCCTGATGTTCGGAAACTTCGGCAGCCAGCAGGTACGGCTGCTCAAGAAGGCCGGGTTCGATGTCGGCTATGTGATACCGAAGGAAGGGGCGCTCGCCTGGCTCGATTGCTGGGCCATGTTGCGTGGCGCCAGTGACCGCAATCTGGCCGCTGCGTGGATCAACCATATGAGCAGCGTCGAGGTGGGCCATATCCTGACCGAGCGTCAGGGGCTCGCCAATACGCAGGAGCCTTGGCCAGGGATACGCGATAAAGACCGGATTGTCTGGCTGCAACCGGTAGAGAACAGCGAGCAACGCAATCGTTACTGGGCGCGCATTCTTTCCGGCTCCCGCAAGGGCATGTTCTAG
- a CDS encoding NAD(P)H-hydrate dehydratase → MYYTVSQLRDMEQRATHEGLSLMPLAGAAAARFICARFGPAAHVLCLAGPGNNGGDALVCARLLKQRGMAVEVLLPVGPAGLPADAAAAHAAWLDAGGTCSTKLVDAGWQVVVDGLFGIGLNRALDDTWQTLVDQINAMGKPVLALDVPSGLHADSGAALGRPILARWTLSMMAPVRGLLTGAGPDHAGERHTDTLGLDARYFPMPAVCDCHGITLPRRVRDSHKGRFGSVLIVGGAPGMAGAALLAGRAAAHAGAGKVHIGLLDHRVALDPLQPELMLAAADARQMAAANVMVIGPGLGTDPAALVLLDAALHSACPLVVDADALNLIARDAALRAALYARGVPTVITPHPAEAARLLGCTTEAIQAKRYDAARALANGLGVTAILKGQGSVIDNGSHTAVNDTGSAALANGGQGDVLSGLLAALLAQGMSPWDAARLACQVHGAASDALQAATGQWVTLASEVAVAAGVQLGRHRAHG, encoded by the coding sequence ATGTATTACACCGTCTCCCAGCTCCGCGACATGGAACAACGCGCCACGCATGAAGGCCTGTCGCTGATGCCGCTTGCTGGCGCTGCGGCAGCCCGGTTCATCTGCGCCCGTTTCGGCCCCGCCGCCCACGTGCTGTGCCTGGCCGGCCCCGGCAACAACGGCGGCGATGCGTTGGTCTGTGCCCGCCTGCTCAAACAGCGCGGCATGGCGGTCGAGGTGCTGTTGCCTGTCGGACCTGCAGGCTTGCCTGCCGATGCCGCCGCAGCCCATGCCGCCTGGCTGGACGCGGGCGGTACCTGCAGTACCAAGCTGGTGGATGCCGGCTGGCAAGTCGTGGTGGATGGCCTGTTCGGCATCGGCCTGAACCGCGCGCTCGATGACACTTGGCAGACGCTGGTCGATCAGATCAATGCGATGGGGAAACCGGTGCTGGCGCTGGATGTACCCAGCGGCCTGCATGCCGATAGCGGTGCGGCGCTGGGGCGACCCATCCTCGCCCGCTGGACCCTGAGCATGATGGCGCCCGTGCGTGGGCTGCTGACCGGTGCCGGCCCGGATCACGCCGGTGAGCGGCACACCGATACGCTAGGACTGGATGCCCGCTATTTCCCCATGCCTGCCGTCTGCGATTGCCATGGCATCACCCTGCCCCGACGCGTGCGGGATAGCCACAAAGGCCGCTTCGGCAGCGTGCTGATCGTGGGCGGCGCACCCGGCATGGCCGGTGCTGCCTTGCTTGCGGGCCGAGCGGCGGCCCATGCAGGCGCAGGCAAGGTGCATATCGGCCTGCTCGACCACCGCGTCGCGCTTGATCCTCTACAGCCCGAGCTGATGCTGGCTGCTGCCGATGCCCGGCAGATGGCCGCAGCCAATGTGATGGTCATCGGCCCCGGTCTGGGCACGGACCCCGCCGCCCTTGTCTTGCTGGACGCCGCACTGCACAGCGCTTGTCCCTTGGTAGTGGATGCCGATGCACTGAACCTGATTGCCCGTGATGCCGCTCTGCGCGCAGCGTTGTACGCGCGGGGTGTGCCGACCGTGATCACCCCTCACCCCGCGGAGGCCGCACGACTACTGGGTTGCACCACCGAGGCCATCCAGGCAAAGCGCTATGACGCCGCGCGGGCCTTGGCCAATGGCCTGGGGGTGACCGCCATCCTCAAGGGACAAGGTAGCGTGATCGACAACGGTAGCCACACGGCGGTGAACGACACCGGCAGTGCCGCCTTGGCCAATGGCGGCCAGGGCGATGTACTCAGTGGCTTGCTTGCCGCATTGCTGGCACAGGGCATGAGCCCTTGGGACGCGGCGCGCCTGGCGTGTCAGGTACACGGTGCCGCCAGCGATGCCTTGCAAGCCGCCACCGGTCAGTGGGTCACGCTGGCCAGCGAGGTAGCGGTGGCGGCCGGTGTGCAACTGGGCCGACACCGCGCACACGGCTGA
- a CDS encoding NAD(P)H-dependent oxidoreductase yields MNRPRLLILHAGQHDDGLAARVALAARDGAAATGEADVIMLRAAEAGIEDLLAAQALLLVTPEKFGYMAGLLKDFFDRTFYPAQGKVAGLPYALIVVAGNDGRGAVTAVERIVAGYPFKAVAPPSIWQGAPTEADWLAARELGAALASGLALGVF; encoded by the coding sequence ATGAATCGTCCACGACTCCTGATCCTGCACGCCGGCCAGCATGATGACGGCCTCGCTGCCCGCGTTGCGTTGGCAGCCCGTGATGGCGCAGCGGCGACCGGGGAGGCGGACGTGATCATGCTGCGTGCCGCTGAAGCGGGTATCGAGGACTTGCTGGCGGCTCAAGCCCTGCTCTTGGTTACCCCGGAAAAATTTGGCTACATGGCCGGCCTGCTCAAGGATTTTTTCGACCGGACCTTCTATCCCGCGCAAGGCAAAGTGGCAGGTTTGCCCTATGCCCTGATCGTGGTCGCCGGGAATGATGGCCGCGGTGCAGTCACGGCAGTCGAGCGGATTGTTGCCGGCTATCCCTTCAAGGCAGTCGCACCGCCGTCGATCTGGCAGGGCGCGCCGACCGAGGCCGACTGGCTGGCCGCACGGGAGCTGGGTGCTGCGCTGGCCAGCGGACTTGCCTTGGGGGTGTTCTGA
- a CDS encoding pyridoxal-dependent decarboxylase, producing MPQADTPPSAPVPGFAAAPDSLDPADWQALRTLGHQMLDDMVDLLAGVRDRPVWQAMPAEVRHHWRTASLPQAPGELASVYDEFQSQVAPYIAGNIHPRFLGWVQGGGNPVGMLAELLAGALDANLGGRDHAPIEVERLVIRWSAQMLGFPADASGVLVTGTSLANFIAVLVARTRALGPAVRESGLGDHQLVAYTSTEAHDCVARAVDMAGLGKQSLRLIGCDADHRMRLDLLAAAIAEDRAAGRQPFMVVGSAGTVDVGAVDDLAALSVLCRHEGLWFHIDGAFGALAMLSLAQRPLLQGLSEADSVAFDFHKWAQIPYDAGCILVRDAAIHAATFASQPAYLRREPRGLAGNHPWPTDFGPDLSRGFRALKVWMTLKTYGTDKLGEVVAHCCVLAAELARRVDAEPELERLAPVALNIVCFRLRAPADQIDALQADIVADVQESGVAVPSTTVVQGQMAIRVAFVNHRTRASDIDLLLDAVLAAGRARLKG from the coding sequence ATGCCCCAAGCCGATACCCCGCCTTCCGCCCCCGTACCGGGGTTTGCCGCCGCGCCTGACAGCCTCGATCCGGCAGACTGGCAAGCACTGCGCACGCTCGGACACCAGATGCTGGACGACATGGTTGATTTGCTTGCCGGCGTACGCGACCGGCCGGTCTGGCAAGCCATGCCTGCCGAGGTCCGCCACCACTGGCGTACTGCCTCATTGCCGCAGGCCCCTGGCGAGCTGGCTTCAGTCTATGACGAGTTCCAGTCGCAGGTGGCGCCGTATATTGCCGGCAATATCCATCCGCGTTTTCTGGGCTGGGTGCAGGGGGGGGGTAATCCTGTCGGCATGCTGGCCGAGTTGCTGGCTGGTGCACTCGACGCCAATCTGGGCGGTCGCGATCATGCGCCGATTGAAGTCGAACGATTGGTGATCCGCTGGTCAGCCCAGATGCTGGGCTTCCCGGCCGATGCCAGCGGCGTACTGGTGACGGGCACCTCGCTCGCCAATTTCATCGCCGTACTGGTGGCGCGCACACGGGCCCTTGGCCCTGCTGTGAGAGAGTCGGGCCTGGGTGATCATCAACTGGTGGCCTACACCTCCACCGAAGCGCACGACTGCGTGGCCCGTGCCGTTGACATGGCCGGATTGGGCAAGCAGTCCTTGCGCTTGATTGGCTGTGACGCCGATCACCGCATGCGCCTGGATCTGCTGGCCGCCGCCATCGCGGAGGATCGCGCCGCCGGCAGGCAACCCTTTATGGTGGTGGGCAGCGCGGGCACCGTGGACGTGGGAGCGGTGGATGATCTGGCCGCCTTGTCGGTGCTCTGCCGGCATGAAGGCCTCTGGTTCCATATTGATGGCGCATTCGGTGCCCTGGCCATGCTCTCCCTTGCGCAGCGGCCGCTGTTGCAGGGTTTGAGCGAGGCAGACTCCGTCGCTTTCGATTTCCATAAATGGGCGCAAATCCCTTATGACGCCGGTTGTATCCTCGTGCGCGATGCAGCGATCCACGCGGCAACCTTCGCCAGCCAGCCCGCCTATCTGCGCCGCGAACCCCGCGGCCTGGCGGGGAACCATCCTTGGCCTACCGATTTCGGACCGGATCTCTCCCGTGGCTTCCGCGCCCTCAAGGTGTGGATGACACTCAAGACGTATGGCACCGACAAGCTGGGTGAGGTCGTGGCTCACTGTTGTGTACTGGCTGCCGAGTTGGCACGCCGTGTCGATGCCGAGCCCGAACTGGAACGACTGGCGCCGGTGGCGCTCAATATTGTCTGCTTCCGCCTGCGTGCGCCGGCTGACCAGATCGATGCCTTGCAGGCGGATATTGTTGCCGATGTGCAGGAATCGGGCGTGGCCGTGCCATCGACCACGGTGGTGCAGGGACAGATGGCGATTCGCGTGGCGTTTGTTAACCACCGCACCAGAGCCAGCGATATTGATCTGCTGCTGGATGCGGTGCTCGCGGCAGGCCGCGCGCGACTCAAGGGTTGA
- a CDS encoding response regulator transcription factor, with the protein MTQQYPQEEPLYNRLTDAEFAVMTLVVQGLTSAQIASARGKSTHTVNSQIRAAFSKLGVCRRGQAAIEFSKLVDPRHTLLAA; encoded by the coding sequence ATGACCCAGCAGTACCCGCAGGAGGAACCACTCTATAACAGGCTGACCGATGCCGAATTCGCCGTCATGACCCTGGTTGTTCAAGGGCTGACCTCGGCACAGATTGCGTCGGCACGCGGTAAAAGCACCCACACCGTCAATTCGCAGATCCGCGCCGCCTTTTCCAAGCTAGGCGTTTGCCGCCGTGGTCAGGCTGCCATCGAGTTCAGCAAACTCGTTGACCCTCGCCACACCCTTCTGGCCGCCTGA